The following are from one region of the Trichocoleus sp. genome:
- a CDS encoding adenylate/guanylate cyclase domain-containing protein: MLTFFWQAFVLKQLHSVCEAWYRRLTVQSPQMGAIGAIVLMSSAVTLLVGGVKQLGWLEPLELRAFDRMMQVRPDIPPDPRLLLVEITEEDIRSLRRSTPSDQTLAQAIQILAAQQPQVIGLDLWRDLPQEPGNAELQQQLQRSNVIAITKLGNQDSDGVPPPSGMPADRVGFNDVLVDPDGVVRRNLLFGGSYFSLSLRLALHYLATKGTTPTASLQNPENMQIGQVVFEPLSADAGGYQKNDAAGYQILLNYRSRHSIARRLSLIQVLKRQFEPSWIKNQIILIGTTAPSGKDLFYTPYSAGSEADHQMPGVEIHAQMVSQILSAVLDQRPLFWFAPAWGEWLWIEFWAIVGGGLAFRIRHPLRLGLRMGGTILTLVCANFLIFLQAGWLPIVAPMIAALLTTGAVVVYQAQQAQRQQQMVMTLLGQNASKEIADALWRNRDRLLQSGKLPGQRLTATMLFTDIQGFSSISEQMSPEALLDWLNEYLEAMTQEIQRHEGIVNKFTGDGLLAVFGVPVPRLEARGVKQDANHAVHCALAMGDRLTQLNQVWEQRGLNSIQMRVGIFTGPIVVGSLGGKDRLEYGVIGDSVNIASRLESCAKERQLDTCRILIAEETKVHLEGLQLEAWGPMALKGKQQTVNVYRVVRRSSDPEAPATSDMSSISVDPAISSETADKLLNL, translated from the coding sequence TTGCTTACTTTTTTCTGGCAGGCGTTTGTGTTAAAGCAACTTCACTCAGTCTGTGAGGCTTGGTATCGACGGCTTACTGTTCAATCCCCTCAAATGGGGGCAATCGGTGCAATTGTCCTCATGAGTAGTGCCGTCACTCTTCTGGTGGGTGGTGTCAAACAGTTGGGCTGGCTAGAACCGCTGGAGCTGCGCGCATTTGATCGGATGATGCAAGTCCGTCCAGATATTCCACCTGATCCGCGCCTACTCCTGGTGGAAATTACAGAAGAAGATATTCGCAGCCTGCGGCGATCGACCCCTTCCGACCAAACCCTGGCGCAAGCTATCCAGATCTTAGCAGCGCAACAGCCGCAAGTGATTGGGCTAGACTTATGGCGAGATCTGCCGCAAGAGCCGGGAAATGCCGAATTGCAGCAGCAGCTTCAGCGATCGAACGTAATTGCAATTACGAAGCTGGGCAACCAGGATTCTGATGGGGTACCGCCACCTTCAGGAATGCCAGCCGATCGCGTCGGGTTCAATGATGTGTTGGTTGATCCAGATGGAGTGGTGCGGCGAAACCTGCTTTTTGGCGGCTCATATTTTTCGCTATCGCTGCGCTTGGCACTGCACTATTTGGCGACAAAGGGAACTACTCCAACTGCCAGCTTGCAAAACCCAGAAAACATGCAAATTGGTCAGGTCGTCTTTGAGCCACTCAGCGCTGATGCGGGCGGCTATCAAAAAAACGATGCCGCAGGCTACCAGATTCTCCTCAACTATCGATCGCGCCATTCGATCGCTCGGCGGCTTTCCCTCATCCAGGTACTCAAGCGGCAATTCGAGCCAAGCTGGATCAAAAATCAGATTATTTTGATTGGCACCACTGCCCCCAGCGGCAAAGATCTCTTCTACACACCCTACAGCGCCGGATCTGAGGCAGATCATCAAATGCCTGGTGTAGAGATTCACGCGCAAATGGTTAGCCAGATTCTTAGCGCTGTATTGGATCAGCGTCCGCTGTTCTGGTTTGCGCCAGCCTGGGGCGAATGGCTGTGGATTGAGTTTTGGGCAATTGTCGGGGGTGGTTTGGCGTTCCGTATCCGGCATCCACTGCGGTTAGGGCTGCGAATGGGCGGCACAATCCTGACGTTGGTTTGCGCTAATTTTCTCATTTTTTTGCAGGCAGGCTGGTTGCCGATCGTAGCTCCGATGATTGCTGCACTCCTGACGACTGGAGCAGTTGTTGTCTATCAAGCACAGCAAGCACAGCGACAGCAGCAGATGGTCATGACGCTTCTGGGACAAAATGCCTCCAAAGAGATTGCCGATGCTCTGTGGCGAAATCGCGATCGACTGCTTCAGTCAGGCAAATTACCGGGACAACGGCTAACGGCGACGATGCTGTTCACCGACATTCAAGGATTTAGCAGCATCTCTGAGCAAATGTCTCCCGAAGCCTTGCTTGATTGGCTCAACGAATATCTTGAAGCAATGACTCAGGAGATTCAGCGGCATGAGGGCATTGTCAACAAGTTTACGGGGGATGGGCTGCTTGCCGTTTTTGGTGTCCCGGTGCCGCGTCTAGAAGCGCGGGGAGTTAAGCAGGATGCAAATCATGCGGTTCACTGTGCTCTGGCAATGGGCGATCGATTGACACAATTAAACCAAGTTTGGGAACAACGCGGCTTAAATTCCATTCAAATGCGGGTAGGGATCTTTACAGGTCCGATTGTGGTTGGTAGCTTAGGCGGGAAAGACCGTCTAGAGTATGGGGTAATTGGGGATAGTGTGAACATTGCCTCGCGTCTGGAAAGCTGTGCTAAAGAGCGGCAACTGGATACCTGTCGCATTCTGATTGCCGAAGAAACGAAGGTGCATCTGGAAGGATTGCAACTCGAAGCCTGGGGACCGATGGCACTGAAAGGCAAACAGCAAACGGTAAACGTGTATCGAGTGGTGCGACGATCGAGCGATCCAGAAGCTCCAGCAACTTCTGACATGAGTTCAATTTCAGTGGATCCGGCGATCAGTTCGGAGACAGCAGACAAACTGTTGAATTTATAA
- a CDS encoding TrkA family potassium uptake protein encodes MSLSSLSSLSFFRSLRPGSRQFAVIGLGRFGRAVSMTLHHLGYEVLGVDSDERRVAQVLSDEIASHAIQIDSTELGALKEAGLLEFDTVIVAIGNYVQESIITTLNLKEGGVPHVVAKASSEVHGKLLKRVGADHVVFPEHEMGCELARSLTRPSILERFELDPDNSIVEVVAPAEFDGKTIMELDLRKRYGLNLLAICRAGKFEINPSPLTRLEKGWLMVIIGANKGIDQLPV; translated from the coding sequence GTGAGTCTGTCTTCCCTGTCTTCTCTCAGTTTTTTTAGAAGCCTTCGTCCCGGCAGTCGTCAGTTTGCTGTAATTGGGCTAGGCCGTTTTGGGCGAGCCGTTTCTATGACGCTGCACCATCTTGGTTACGAGGTGCTTGGGGTTGACTCAGATGAGCGGCGAGTAGCGCAAGTTTTATCCGATGAAATTGCATCTCACGCGATTCAAATTGACTCGACGGAACTGGGAGCTTTAAAGGAAGCTGGGTTGCTGGAATTTGACACCGTGATCGTAGCGATCGGCAACTACGTCCAGGAAAGCATCATCACGACGCTCAATTTGAAAGAAGGTGGTGTGCCCCATGTTGTTGCCAAAGCTTCTTCTGAGGTGCATGGCAAACTACTCAAACGAGTCGGAGCTGATCACGTTGTTTTTCCAGAGCATGAGATGGGCTGTGAGCTGGCTCGATCGCTGACGCGCCCCAGTATCTTAGAGCGGTTTGAGCTTGACCCCGATAACAGCATTGTCGAAGTCGTGGCTCCGGCAGAGTTTGACGGCAAAACCATCATGGAGCTTGATCTGCGGAAACGCTATGGGCTAAATCTGTTGGCGATTTGCCGCGCCGGAAAGTTTGAAATTAACCCCAGCCCTCTGACTCGCCTGGAAAAAGGCTGGCTGATGGTGATTATCGGCGCGAATAAAGGAATCGATCAGCTTCCCGTTTAG
- a CDS encoding TrkH family potassium uptake protein — MPTPSPIQKFFAKYITVSRTICMGFIAVILIGTLLLMLPLSIADGTWGGFITALFTSTSAVCVTGLVVVDTGTYFSFWGQFFIMLLVQVGGLGYMTATTFLLLLIGRRFGLRERLAIQQSLDRPGLSGVVQLVKSIIAVTLIFELTGAFLMILVFTPQHGFDRALWLGVFHSVSAFNNAGFGLFPDNFISYATSIPINLIIPSLIIFGGIGYQVINEMYSWLRDRLTGVRKRTVFSLNFKIVTSTTVVLLIVGTIAFLGIEYDNPETFGGFNLGEKFLLAWFQAVVPRTAGFNSIDYGKMTDAGLFLTIALMFIGAGPGSTGGGIKTTTFRIFYSVTKSILQGKEEVLCYQREIPPLLIRKAVAVVFGSLLTVIIATTLIAISDPDIVFIRVLLETVSAFATVGLSTGITASISTFGKLILIATMYVGRVGVLLLMSAVLGDPTPTAIRYPEENLLVG; from the coding sequence ATGCCGACCCCCTCTCCCATCCAAAAGTTCTTCGCCAAATACATCACAGTCTCCCGTACCATCTGCATGGGATTTATCGCAGTTATCCTGATCGGCACGCTGCTTTTGATGCTGCCCCTGTCGATCGCAGATGGAACCTGGGGAGGGTTTATCACAGCTCTGTTTACATCGACTTCAGCGGTTTGTGTAACAGGTCTGGTGGTGGTGGATACTGGAACCTACTTCTCGTTCTGGGGGCAGTTTTTTATCATGCTGCTGGTTCAGGTCGGGGGGCTGGGCTACATGACAGCAACAACATTTTTGCTGCTGCTAATAGGACGGCGATTTGGCTTGCGAGAACGCCTAGCAATTCAGCAATCGCTCGATCGCCCTGGTCTTTCCGGTGTAGTGCAGCTGGTTAAGTCCATTATTGCGGTGACACTAATTTTCGAGCTAACGGGCGCATTCTTGATGATCCTGGTTTTTACGCCACAACATGGGTTTGATCGTGCCCTCTGGTTAGGTGTGTTTCACAGCGTTAGTGCCTTCAACAATGCCGGATTTGGACTGTTTCCAGACAACTTCATCAGCTATGCCACTTCTATCCCGATTAACCTGATTATTCCTTCCCTGATTATCTTCGGTGGAATCGGCTATCAAGTGATTAATGAGATGTATTCCTGGCTGCGCGATCGACTGACTGGGGTCCGCAAACGCACTGTCTTTTCACTCAACTTCAAGATTGTTACCAGTACAACGGTAGTACTGTTAATTGTAGGAACGATCGCCTTTTTGGGTATCGAGTACGACAATCCAGAAACTTTTGGTGGCTTTAATTTGGGTGAAAAGTTCTTGCTTGCCTGGTTTCAAGCCGTTGTGCCTCGAACTGCTGGGTTTAACTCGATCGACTATGGCAAAATGACCGATGCCGGACTATTTCTAACGATCGCCTTGATGTTTATTGGCGCAGGTCCGGGTAGTACAGGCGGTGGCATTAAAACTACAACGTTTCGCATTTTTTACAGCGTTACGAAGTCGATTTTGCAAGGCAAAGAAGAAGTCCTCTGCTATCAGCGAGAGATTCCCCCCCTGTTGATTCGGAAGGCAGTCGCAGTAGTGTTTGGCTCGCTTCTAACTGTCATTATTGCCACAACGCTAATCGCCATCTCTGACCCAGACATTGTTTTTATTCGGGTGCTGCTTGAAACAGTTTCTGCATTTGCTACGGTTGGGTTATCGACTGGAATTACTGCCAGCATTTCAACCTTTGGTAAGCTCATCTTGATCGCCACTATGTATGTCGGACGAGTTGGCGTTCTTTTGCTGATGTCTGCTGTCCTGGGTGACCCCACACCAACTGCAATTCGCTATCCAGAAGAGAACCTACTGGTGGGATAG
- a CDS encoding aspartyl/asparaginyl beta-hydroxylase domain-containing protein, whose amino-acid sequence MYYDAHQFEFVHLLEANWKTIQQELNQLTPQHFIPYPERYLLDRRTGWDVFGLYFVGVKIDLNCALCPETARLVKQIPGMITAGFSRLAPGAHIVPHSGRPSGVLRCHMGLDVPEKCALRVAHEVRAWKEGKCMVFDDTSEHQAWNLSDRYRDVLLLDFKAPPGFLPGR is encoded by the coding sequence ATGTACTACGACGCTCACCAATTTGAATTTGTCCATTTGCTCGAAGCCAACTGGAAAACTATCCAGCAAGAGCTAAACCAACTGACCCCGCAGCACTTCATCCCCTACCCCGAACGTTATTTGCTCGATCGCCGCACCGGATGGGATGTTTTTGGGCTTTATTTCGTCGGCGTCAAAATTGACCTCAACTGTGCTCTCTGCCCTGAAACTGCTCGTCTGGTCAAACAGATCCCTGGCATGATCACGGCAGGCTTTTCGCGCTTGGCTCCGGGTGCCCATATCGTCCCCCACTCTGGCAGACCGAGCGGCGTGCTTCGCTGTCACATGGGGCTAGATGTTCCAGAAAAATGTGCGCTTCGCGTTGCTCACGAAGTCCGTGCTTGGAAAGAAGGCAAATGCATGGTCTTCGACGACACCTCTGAACATCAAGCCTGGAACTTGAGCGATCGATACCGCGATGTGCTCCTGCTGGATTTCAAAGCTCCGCCGGGTTTCCTACCTGGTAGATGA
- a CDS encoding methyltransferase domain-containing protein has product MTFTLQQQIQQFYDASSGLWEQIWGEHMHHGYYGATGQERKERRQAQIDLIEELLRWAKVEQPTQILDVGCGIGGSSLYLAAKYHAAATGITLSPVQANRSIDRAKAAGLGDRTTFLVADALAMPFPDNSFDFVWSLESGEHMPDKQKFLQECYRVLKPGGLFLMATWCHRPIETQPLTADERNHLEQIYRVYCLPHVISLPEYESIARSLGLQNLQTADWSQAVAPFWNVVIDSAFSFEAILGLLQSGWTTIQAALSLGLMQRGYERGLVRFGLLSGTKPEFPS; this is encoded by the coding sequence ATGACTTTTACGCTACAGCAGCAAATTCAGCAATTCTATGATGCCTCTTCCGGTCTGTGGGAGCAGATCTGGGGAGAACATATGCATCACGGTTACTATGGCGCAACCGGACAAGAGCGCAAGGAGCGGCGACAGGCACAAATTGATTTGATTGAAGAATTGCTGCGGTGGGCAAAGGTAGAACAACCAACTCAAATTCTCGATGTGGGCTGCGGCATCGGTGGCAGTTCGCTGTATTTAGCAGCTAAATATCACGCTGCGGCAACGGGAATTACGCTCAGTCCGGTGCAGGCAAATCGATCGATCGATCGGGCAAAAGCAGCTGGATTGGGCGATCGAACAACATTTTTGGTTGCTGATGCGCTGGCGATGCCGTTCCCAGATAACTCCTTTGATTTTGTCTGGTCATTGGAGAGCGGCGAACATATGCCCGACAAACAAAAGTTTTTGCAGGAATGCTATCGCGTCCTCAAACCGGGCGGACTGTTTCTGATGGCAACCTGGTGTCACCGTCCGATCGAGACTCAGCCACTCACGGCAGATGAGCGCAACCATCTGGAGCAGATTTATCGGGTTTATTGCTTGCCACATGTGATCTCGCTGCCAGAATATGAGTCGATCGCCCGATCGCTCGGACTTCAAAACCTTCAGACGGCAGATTGGTCACAGGCAGTCGCGCCTTTTTGGAATGTGGTCATTGATTCTGCCTTTAGCTTTGAGGCAATTCTTGGATTACTCCAGTCGGGCTGGACGACGATTCAGGCGGCTCTGTCGCTGGGGCTGATGCAGCGTGGCTATGAGCGAGGGCTGGTGCGGTTTGGCTTGCTCTCTGGCACAAAACCCGAATTTCCATCCTGA
- a CDS encoding homogentisate phytyltransferase gives MSQISPPRPSESNLVQRRLPWLYAFWKFSRPHTIIGTSLSVFALFLIALSQLSGASVQGFSGFLILIGAWITCLCGNVYIVGLNQLEDVAIDRINKPHLPLASGEFSRREAQAIVLTTGILALALAAVQGGFLMATVWLSLLIGTAYSLPPIRLKRFPFWASLCIFSVRGAIVNLGLYLHFNQRLGGLSQIPAPVWALTLFILVFTFAIAIFKDIPDLEGDRRYHISTFTVRLGQKAVFNLARWVLSVCYGGMIVAAPRLPHVNQSFLILTHAAGLLVLWWLSQRIDLRDQQSIARFYQFIWKLFFLEYLIFPVACLLH, from the coding sequence ATGAGCCAAATTTCGCCCCCGCGCCCTTCTGAGTCCAACCTGGTTCAACGTCGCCTACCCTGGCTTTACGCCTTCTGGAAGTTCTCTCGTCCGCATACCATTATTGGTACGAGTCTGAGCGTTTTTGCGCTGTTTTTGATTGCGCTATCGCAGTTGAGCGGGGCTTCGGTTCAAGGCTTCAGTGGATTCCTAATCCTGATCGGCGCATGGATTACTTGCCTTTGCGGCAATGTGTACATCGTGGGTCTGAATCAGTTAGAGGATGTGGCGATCGATCGGATCAACAAACCGCATCTGCCGCTGGCTTCAGGAGAGTTTTCCCGGCGGGAGGCTCAGGCGATCGTTCTGACAACGGGGATTCTGGCTCTGGCACTTGCGGCGGTTCAGGGCGGGTTTCTCATGGCAACAGTTTGGCTCAGCTTGCTGATTGGCACTGCCTATTCGCTGCCTCCTATCCGGCTGAAGCGGTTTCCCTTCTGGGCATCGCTCTGTATTTTTTCGGTGCGCGGGGCGATCGTCAATCTGGGCTTATACCTGCACTTCAATCAACGGTTGGGCGGATTGTCTCAGATTCCGGCTCCGGTTTGGGCACTGACGCTGTTTATTCTGGTCTTCACCTTCGCGATTGCCATCTTTAAAGATATTCCTGACCTGGAAGGCGATCGACGTTATCACATCAGCACCTTTACTGTGCGACTCGGACAAAAGGCAGTCTTTAATTTGGCCCGCTGGGTTTTGAGCGTCTGTTATGGGGGCATGATTGTCGCGGCTCCCCGATTGCCGCATGTGAACCAATCGTTCCTGATTCTGACTCATGCAGCGGGGCTACTGGTGCTCTGGTGGCTAAGCCAGCGGATAGATTTGCGCGATCAGCAGTCGATCGCTCGGTTCTATCAGTTCATCTGGAAGCTGTTCTTCTTGGAATATTTGATTTTTCCGGTGGCTTGCCTGCTGCATTAG
- the cobA gene encoding uroporphyrinogen-III C-methyltransferase, with protein sequence MSDRVGKVYLVGSGIGAIDYLTVRASRLLSQAEVVVYDALVDEELFGLLPSDCLRLNVGKRGGEPSTPQAKINQLLVEHCRQGKQVVRLKSGDPFIFGRSAAEIQTLIEAGCLFEVVPGISSALAAPLLADIPLTDPVLSRSFAVVTAHEPDALNWEALAQLETLVILMGARQLPEIIEQLQMHGRSSRTPIAIVRWAGQPEQQIWTGTLETIVRQTDRQPLSPAVIIIGEVVGLRPYLQFPSSMHNKGNP encoded by the coding sequence ATGTCCGATCGCGTTGGGAAGGTGTATCTGGTTGGGTCTGGAATCGGGGCGATCGATTATCTCACTGTGCGGGCATCGCGCTTGCTGAGTCAGGCAGAAGTCGTGGTTTATGATGCGCTGGTGGATGAGGAATTATTTGGACTGCTCCCGTCGGATTGCTTGAGGCTGAACGTGGGCAAACGAGGCGGCGAACCCAGTACACCCCAGGCAAAAATTAATCAGTTGCTGGTGGAGCATTGTCGGCAGGGGAAGCAGGTGGTGCGGCTCAAGAGCGGTGATCCGTTTATTTTTGGGCGATCGGCGGCAGAGATTCAAACCTTGATTGAAGCAGGTTGCCTCTTTGAAGTGGTTCCGGGAATTTCGTCGGCATTGGCGGCTCCGCTGCTGGCAGATATTCCGCTTACTGATCCAGTTCTCAGTCGCAGCTTTGCTGTGGTCACGGCTCACGAACCGGATGCACTGAACTGGGAAGCACTGGCACAGCTCGAAACTTTGGTGATTTTGATGGGAGCTAGACAACTGCCAGAAATCATCGAACAGCTACAGATGCATGGACGGTCTTCGCGGACTCCGATCGCGATTGTTCGTTGGGCAGGACAACCAGAGCAGCAAATTTGGACAGGAACGCTGGAAACGATTGTGCGACAAACCGATCGCCAGCCACTTTCGCCTGCGGTGATCATCATTGGAGAAGTTGTCGGGCTGCGCCCCTATCTTCAATTTCCCTCTTCCATGCACAATAAAGGTAATCCGTGA
- a CDS encoding uroporphyrinogen-III synthase: MSEPSSSPQPLPLSGKTILITRAAGQSSQFKFLLEQQGALVLEMPAIEITPPSCWDALDEAIEKIQEFNWLILTSTNGVDYFFDRFAMSGKSVGALAGIKIAVVGQKTAALLQKRGIQPDFIPPNFVADSLIEHFPDRERLANLKILFPRVETGGRDVLVSHLKNLGGQIVEVPAYESACVQSIEPEVAAALLENKIDVITFASSKTVRCFHQLVQGLKGADTERLSLSPASQPPIPDSHTCLASIGPQTTIACQKFFGRVDIEAAEYTFEGLTQAIVHWVRGGSNS; encoded by the coding sequence GTGTCTGAACCAAGTTCCTCCCCGCAACCCCTCCCTCTTTCTGGCAAAACGATTTTAATTACTCGCGCCGCCGGACAGTCCAGCCAGTTTAAATTCCTTTTAGAGCAGCAAGGGGCACTTGTCCTCGAAATGCCTGCGATCGAAATTACGCCGCCCTCTTGTTGGGATGCGCTAGATGAAGCGATCGAAAAAATTCAAGAATTCAATTGGCTGATCCTGACTTCTACAAACGGTGTCGATTATTTCTTCGATCGGTTTGCCATGAGCGGTAAATCAGTAGGAGCCCTGGCAGGCATCAAAATTGCAGTCGTGGGACAAAAGACTGCGGCGTTGCTGCAAAAAAGAGGCATTCAGCCTGATTTTATTCCGCCCAACTTTGTCGCAGATTCTCTGATTGAACATTTTCCTGATCGAGAACGGTTAGCCAATCTAAAAATTCTGTTTCCCAGAGTCGAGACAGGTGGACGAGATGTGTTGGTCAGCCACCTGAAGAACCTTGGCGGTCAGATTGTCGAAGTCCCTGCTTATGAATCTGCTTGTGTCCAATCGATCGAACCAGAAGTTGCTGCGGCTCTCCTCGAAAACAAAATTGATGTTATTACCTTCGCCAGTTCTAAAACAGTGCGCTGCTTTCACCAACTGGTACAAGGACTAAAAGGAGCGGATACAGAGCGTTTATCCCTGTCTCCTGCTTCCCAACCACCAATTCCTGATTCTCACACTTGCCTTGCTTCGATTGGGCCGCAAACCACGATCGCTTGTCAAAAGTTCTTTGGACGAGTTGACATCGAGGCAGCAGAGTACACTTTCGAGGGATTAACGCAGGCGATCGTTCACTGGGTTCGTGGGGGGAGCAATTCCTGA
- the coaE gene encoding dephospho-CoA kinase (Dephospho-CoA kinase (CoaE) performs the final step in coenzyme A biosynthesis.) — translation MTDRTEDSQSGAFQGSNSPRRIIGITGGVGMGKTTVSNYLTTQYQIPVLDADLYARDAVEPGSQVLEKIVERYGSSILITEQLDRQRLGEIVFNSSAERLWLEQQIHPYVRDRMQRDLSALPGKTYPIVVLVIPLLFEARMTDLVNEIWVVRSATDQQQQRLQDRDRLNFEQIQARINSQMAIERKVQQADVVLDNSHSLEDLYQQVDRALQLEIMP, via the coding sequence ATGACTGACCGGACAGAAGATTCTCAATCAGGGGCATTTCAAGGTTCTAACTCACCTCGGCGGATTATCGGCATCACTGGGGGCGTGGGCATGGGCAAGACAACCGTTTCTAACTACCTCACCACCCAGTATCAAATTCCGGTTCTCGATGCAGATCTTTATGCAAGAGACGCCGTTGAACCCGGCTCACAGGTCTTAGAGAAAATCGTAGAACGCTATGGCTCCAGTATTTTGATTACCGAACAGCTCGATCGCCAGCGACTCGGAGAAATTGTTTTTAACAGCAGCGCAGAACGGCTCTGGCTGGAACAGCAGATTCATCCTTATGTGCGCGATCGGATGCAGCGCGATTTGTCTGCCCTGCCGGGGAAAACCTACCCGATCGTTGTGCTGGTGATTCCACTGCTGTTTGAAGCTCGGATGACGGACTTAGTCAATGAAATTTGGGTCGTGCGATCGGCAACAGATCAGCAGCAACAGCGACTCCAAGACCGCGATCGGCTGAATTTTGAACAGATCCAAGCCCGGATTAACAGCCAAATGGCGATCGAGAGAAAGGTACAGCAGGCAGATGTCGTGCTGGATAACTCCCACAGCCTGGAGGATCTGTATCAGCAGGTCGATCGTGCCTTGCAGCTTGAAATTATGCCTTAG
- a CDS encoding DUF2834 domain-containing protein, giving the protein MMQKIALWLLWAGFVAYAFLFAPPNQPDTLTLIQNLSTGQWDGINPAVIALFNIMGVLPLLYSCVLFLDGRGQKIPAWLFAAGSFGVGAFALIPYLALRQPNPTFAGQKNWLLKILDSRITGGLVALGTIGLLVYGITAGDWSNFAYQWQTSRFIHVMSLDFCSLCLLFPVLLPDDMARRGLQDQRIYWAVTLIPLLGALAYITLRPPIQETSQALASQPAKA; this is encoded by the coding sequence ATGATGCAAAAAATTGCCCTATGGCTTTTGTGGGCAGGCTTCGTTGCCTATGCTTTTCTGTTCGCACCACCCAACCAACCTGATACGCTAACGCTGATTCAAAATCTCTCTACGGGTCAGTGGGATGGCATTAATCCGGCAGTCATTGCCCTGTTTAACATCATGGGTGTACTGCCGTTGCTCTATAGCTGCGTTCTGTTTCTGGATGGACGTGGACAAAAGATTCCAGCATGGCTGTTTGCAGCGGGTTCTTTTGGAGTCGGCGCCTTTGCCTTAATTCCTTATCTGGCTCTGCGTCAGCCAAATCCAACATTTGCAGGACAGAAGAACTGGCTGCTCAAAATCCTTGATTCTCGAATCACGGGCGGACTGGTTGCACTGGGAACGATCGGCTTACTGGTTTATGGCATTACGGCTGGAGACTGGAGCAATTTTGCTTACCAATGGCAAACGAGCCGCTTCATTCATGTGATGAGCCTCGATTTTTGCTCACTCTGTCTGCTGTTTCCGGTGCTGCTGCCCGATGACATGGCAAGACGGGGACTGCAAGACCAGCGGATTTACTGGGCAGTCACCTTGATTCCCCTGCTGGGCGCATTAGCTTACATTACGCTGCGGCCCCCCATTCAGGAAACTAGCCAAGCCCTGGCTTCTCAGCCTGCTAAGGCATAA